The genomic stretch TCCTTTTGCAGCTAACTTTCCGCCATCTTTAACTGAAAAATCTGCAAATTCGCTAATATCTGCGCCAGCTACAAAAGCTTTTTCACCACTTCCTGTTAAGACAATTACTTTGGTATTTTCGTCACTATCTAACGCTTCAAAAGCATCGCGCAATTCTTGAATGGTGTCACGGTTTAATGCGTTTAGTTTTTTTGGACGATTGATTGTAATTGTTGCAATTCCGTTGTCTTGTGTTACACCTATGTTTTCGTAATTCATGTGATTAATTTTTTGGGAAAGTCACTATAAATGTCGTGCCTTCGTTTTCTTCTGATGTAAAAGTAATACTTCCTTTATAAGTTTCTACAATATTTTTTACCATTCCAAGTCCAAGTCCCATTCCACTGGTTTTGGTTGTAAATTTTGGTTCAAATATCTTTCGCATGTTTTCTTTCGTGATTCCAATTCCGTTATCTTTTACCGTAATTGTTACGTTCTCGTTTTCTTGAAATACACGGACATCTATACGCGGTTTTCGATCAGTTGGAATTGCTTGTGTCGCATTTTTTACCAAGTTCGTTATGACACGAATTAGTTGTGTGCGATCAAATTTTGCAACAATTTCTTGTTCTTCAAACGAAACATTTATATAATCTTCATTAAAAATATCCATTGCCAAACGTGTAATTTCAACCACATTCAACATTTCATTTTGCTGTGCTGGCATTTTAGCAAAGTTAGAAAACGCCGAAGCAATACTACTCATGGTGTCAATTTGCTGAATTAATGTTTTAGAATATTCATCTACTTTTTGATGAATTTTTGGATCTTCCGGATCAAACTTTCGTTGGAAACTTTGCACACTCAAACGCATTGGCGTCAACGGGTTTTTAATTTCGTGCGCTACTTGTTTTGCCATTTCGCGCCAAGCTTGTTCACGTTCGCTCATCGCAAGTTTTACAGCACTTTCTTCCAACTCATCAATCATACTATTGTACGCATTAATTAGGTTGTAAATCTCTTCTCCTGCATCTTCTACAATAATTTTTTCATTGCGTTTATTAAAGCGTGTTTGATCTAATTTTTCTCCAATTTGCTTTAATGATTTTGTAATATATCTCGAAATAAAATACGCAAAAACAATTGCCACTAACAGCATTACAACATAGGCATATCCTAAACGTCTTAGAAATTCTCGCAATTCGTAATCACTAAATGTATTGTCTTGTTTATATTTTAAATTGATGATTCCCAGCGGTTTCGATTTGGAATCTGTGATAATACTATACGAAGATTGATATTCTATTTCTGTTTCTGTGATAATTTCTTCTACATAATGTTTGTCAACACTTGCACGTAAATTATTTAGGATTTTGGCAGACAAACATTCTGTGACATCTTCGCTTCTAATAGAAGTGTCAGACGTTTTTAGAAAATTACCTTCTAAGTCGTATAAATTAACATCCACTTTATGAATATCTGCAATTTTAAAAATTTCATCCTTAAAAATAAGTCCCAAATTTTCTTGACTCACTACATACGTAGTTTCAAAATTGATAAGGTATTTTATATGTCCTTTTACCTGATTTTCTTTTCGTTCCAATCGTCTTAAATGATAATCAACGGATTGTTCATGATATTGATAAATAGTCACCAAAGCAATAAGGATAGATGCTACAAGAATCAAGAGAATCATGTAGGCAAATATTCGGGAACGTAATGACAATCTTGCTGGTTTCATGAATGTTTATTTATCTTCTGTGTGTTGACTCAATAATCAAGCCAATATTATGCTTCTGGGTTTTTCGTGCGAATGCGTTTATATAGCTTAAATCCTAACATAAGCACTATTCCTAATACAAAAATTCCAATTACACCAAAAATCCAATTGATAGCACTTTTTAAGATGACCAAAAACACAACCGCAAATAGAATAAAAGTCGCGCCTTCGTTCCAAATTCGCATAAAATTAGACGTATATTTTACCTCATCACGTTGCAATTGGGTGAACATTTGATGTGTTTTAAACTGATACAGAAATAACAAAAATACAAACGCAAGTTTTACATGCATCCAAGATTGCTCAAGCCAAAAAGGTCTTAAAATTAACAACCAAATTGCAAAGATTGTTGCCAAAATTGCTGAAGGCCACGTGATAATAAACCACAAGCGTTTTGCCATTAATTTGAGTTGTTTTCCTAAGATTTCTTTTTCTGGCGAAGGTTTATGAAACGCTTCTATTTGATACACAAATAGCCGTGGAATATAAAATAATCCTGCAAACCAAGTTACTACAAAAATCAGGTGTAATGATTTTATATAATCGTATTCCATTTAGTCTTCTATAAATAGATAGTTTAGTTTTTTCGTATTAAATGCTTCGTTAAATGCTTTAATTTCAGTGTCTACCAAATTATTGAATGTGTTCAATTGTTGATTAATTTGTTGCGATAATTCATTTTTTACGGCAATATCTTGCTCGGTTGGCGCAAAATCGCCCATACTTACCAATGAATTTAAGTGTCCTAATTTGTTCGTTAAACGAATTGGGAAATTCAACGGATCTTGTCCACTTCTATTTTTTGTTTGATACAAAGCTTCTTCAATCGTCGTGAATTTTTTCTTTAACTCATTGGCTTTATCTACCAATTCTTTCACGTTTTCGTCATCTTTATATTGCGCTGCAAAAGAACTCAATTTTCCATTAATCTTTCTAATTTTTTTAATCGATTTATGTGCATTATCCATCGTTTCGTTAACATCTTTGATAAAATCAAATTGCTTTTGCATATCTGCCAACGTACTTTCTGCTCTTGGATCTGCTACAATTGTAAATGGTTTTGTAAGTTCAACTTTATTGATACTATCCTTTTTAACCGTTAATTTCACTTTATAATCACCAGGAATTGCTTTCGGACCTTCCAAACTTGCCCACCACAAAATCATTCCTTTGAGCTTTTCAGTTCCTTTGTACGACATATTCCACACAAACTGATTCGCTCCTTTTTCAACTTCAAGCTTATCTTTCTCTTTATTTTTTGTGCTGAATGTTTTAATAATTTTTCCACTTGCGTCAGAATATGTTAACGAAACCTCAGCTTTTTCATCAAAATCATTCAAATAGAAATACGTCATCACACCATTCGGATGATTTGTTCCGTCAGTTTTACTTCCTTTTCGGGAACCGCCACGCATTCTGTAGGTATCTTTTGGTGTGTACAGAATATTTGAATTTTTTGTAATAGTATATTGTTGATGAATCACAGTTAAATCATCAATAATCCATAAACTTCTACCTTGTGTGGCAACGATTAAATTGTTGTCTTTTATAGTTAAATCTGTAATTGGAACAATGGGAAGATTCAACTGAAACGATTGCCAGTTTTTCCCATCGTTGAACGAAATATACATGCCAGTTTCTGTTCCAGCATATAACAAACCTTTGCGTTTTGGGTCTTCACGCACAACACGCGTGAAATGTTCTGCGTTGATTCCGTTGGTAATTTTTGTCCACGTTTTTCCGTAATCTGTTGTTTTATATAAATATGGAGCAAAATCGCCTGTTTTATATTTTGTTCCAGCTATATAACACGTTCCAGCATCAAATGCACTTGGCTCAATGCTATTAATCATCATCCATTCTGGCATTCCGTTTGGCGTAACATTGTTCCAGGTTTGTCCGCCATCTTGCGTAACGTGAAGCAATCCGTCGTCGCTTCCAACCCAAAGTAAACCTTCTTTTACTGACGATTCTTGTGCAGCAAATATGGTGCAATAATATTCTACGGAAGTGTTATCCTGTGTAATTGGTCCACCTGAAGATTTTAGTTTCTCTGGATCATTTCGAGTTAAATCTGGACTAATAATTTCCCAAGATTGTCCTTCATTTTCCGTCACATGCACACGATTTGAAAATGTATATAATTTATTCGGATTGTGTTTTGAAAATAGAATTGGAAAATTCCACTGAAAGCGATATTTCATACCTTCTGCGCCATGTCCCATCGGATTATCTGGCCAAACATTAATGGCTCTTACCGTTCCTGTTCTGTGATTTTTTCGGGTAAGAAAACCGTCATAACTTCCACCATATACAATGTCATTATCTTTTGGATCGACGGCAATATGAGCTGATTCGCCACCTGCGGTACTTTCCCAATCGTCATCCGAAATAGAACGTCCGTCAGTTCTATGCGGAATTCGAATCGTAGAATTATCTTGTTGTGCTACATAAATTCTGTATGGAAAACTAGTATCTGTAGTTACCCTGTAAAATTGCGATGTTGGCTGATTGTGATATGTGCTCCACGTTTCGCCGCCATCATAGGTAACTTGTGCGCCGCCATCATCGCCAATAATCATCCGTTTTGGATTTTC from Kordia antarctica encodes the following:
- a CDS encoding WD40/YVTN/BNR-like repeat-containing protein: MRFLTLLAVLLLTVGTSFETQAQTFNEDYYKNVEYRLVGPFRGGRSAAVTGVPNKPNLFYFGATGGGVWKTTNGGRSWENISDGYFGGSIGSITVSKSDPNVMYVGGGEKTVRGNVSSGYGVWKSVDAGKTWTDAGLKNSRHIPRMAVHPTNSDIVYAGVMGNLYKPTQERGVYKSIDGGKTWKKTLFANENAGVVDLLIDPTNPRILYASTWRIRRTPYSLSSGGEGSALWKSTDSGETWTEISKHKGFPTDTLGIIGVTVSPLNNQRVWAIVENKEKGGLYRSDDGGETWNQVNSERKLRQRAWYYTRLYADTENVDVVYVLNVRYHKSTDGGRTFSTYNAPHGDHHDLWIAPENPKRMIIGDDGGAQVTYDGGETWSTYHNQPTSQFYRVTTDTSFPYRIYVAQQDNSTIRIPHRTDGRSISDDDWESTAGGESAHIAVDPKDNDIVYGGSYDGFLTRKNHRTGTVRAINVWPDNPMGHGAEGMKYRFQWNFPILFSKHNPNKLYTFSNRVHVTENEGQSWEIISPDLTRNDPEKLKSSGGPITQDNTSVEYYCTIFAAQESSVKEGLLWVGSDDGLLHVTQDGGQTWNNVTPNGMPEWMMINSIEPSAFDAGTCYIAGTKYKTGDFAPYLYKTTDYGKTWTKITNGINAEHFTRVVREDPKRKGLLYAGTETGMYISFNDGKNWQSFQLNLPIVPITDLTIKDNNLIVATQGRSLWIIDDLTVIHQQYTITKNSNILYTPKDTYRMRGGSRKGSKTDGTNHPNGVMTYFYLNDFDEKAEVSLTYSDASGKIIKTFSTKNKEKDKLEVEKGANQFVWNMSYKGTEKLKGMILWWASLEGPKAIPGDYKVKLTVKKDSINKVELTKPFTIVADPRAESTLADMQKQFDFIKDVNETMDNAHKSIKKIRKINGKLSSFAAQYKDDENVKELVDKANELKKKFTTIEEALYQTKNRSGQDPLNFPIRLTNKLGHLNSLVSMGDFAPTEQDIAVKNELSQQINQQLNTFNNLVDTEIKAFNEAFNTKKLNYLFIED
- a CDS encoding sensor histidine kinase: MKPARLSLRSRIFAYMILLILVASILIALVTIYQYHEQSVDYHLRRLERKENQVKGHIKYLINFETTYVVSQENLGLIFKDEIFKIADIHKVDVNLYDLEGNFLKTSDTSIRSEDVTECLSAKILNNLRASVDKHYVEEIITETEIEYQSSYSIITDSKSKPLGIINLKYKQDNTFSDYELREFLRRLGYAYVVMLLVAIVFAYFISRYITKSLKQIGEKLDQTRFNKRNEKIIVEDAGEEIYNLINAYNSMIDELEESAVKLAMSEREQAWREMAKQVAHEIKNPLTPMRLSVQSFQRKFDPEDPKIHQKVDEYSKTLIQQIDTMSSIASAFSNFAKMPAQQNEMLNVVEITRLAMDIFNEDYINVSFEEQEIVAKFDRTQLIRVITNLVKNATQAIPTDRKPRIDVRVFQENENVTITVKDNGIGITKENMRKIFEPKFTTKTSGMGLGLGMVKNIVETYKGSITFTSEENEGTTFIVTFPKN
- a CDS encoding CopD family protein; this encodes MEYDYIKSLHLIFVVTWFAGLFYIPRLFVYQIEAFHKPSPEKEILGKQLKLMAKRLWFIITWPSAILATIFAIWLLILRPFWLEQSWMHVKLAFVFLLFLYQFKTHQMFTQLQRDEVKYTSNFMRIWNEGATFILFAVVFLVILKSAINWIFGVIGIFVLGIVLMLGFKLYKRIRTKNPEA